The proteins below come from a single Mya arenaria isolate MELC-2E11 chromosome 8, ASM2691426v1 genomic window:
- the LOC128242808 gene encoding cystine/glutamate transporter-like isoform X1 — protein MGKLEETEPTVEVEHHKLEMKRSISLFHVISILCSVTGHVSVFVAPAAILSYTGSIALSLILWVFGGIMNLFLALCFTELGTMFPKSGGAYAYILQVFGPLPGFLTAWGYLTLISGPHWAFCAYSASLYAMKPFYLDCKPPDAAIRLLAIWILVTFVAINCSYVKFVTKAQSVLTVTKLVALLLIIVCGLISFVKDGAENLSDPWEGTESRPFVIAMSLFFSVFTYGGWQIVTNLMEEVKNPGRDLPKAVYISMFIITAEFTLTNVAYYIVIDKYDVLQSTTVAMLFFERFYPPLMPVISALVAITAIGVLNCSILGHSRVLFAASRNEQAPVMFSMINTKFLTPWPAIFLLTLWSIVMLVSGALFTMMELVSLFSIILSFSVVVTQLYLRWKQPHAERPYKTFLFIPISQFALIIVVFFLCIYQEPLKLGRGLAILAAGLPAYWFGVLWRKKPKVYHRFMKYITVGLQKLLSVGKAA, from the exons ATGGGAAAGTTGGAAGAAACAGAACCCACCGTAGAGGTGGAACACCACAAACTTGAGATGAAACGCTCAATATCgttatttcatgtcatttcTATATTGTGCTCAGTTACTGGTCATGTTTCTGTTTTCGTAGCACCTGCAGCTATTTTAAGTTACACGGGATCTATAGCATTGTCGTTGATATTGTGGGTTTTCGGTGGAATTATGAATCTATTTCTAGCATTATGCTTCACAGAATTAGGGACTATGTTTCCTAAAAGTGGGGGAGCATATGCATACATCCTTCAAGTATTCGGTCCCCTGCCTGGATTTCTTACAGCATGGGGCTACCTAACCCTGATCTCAGGTCCACACTGGGCTTTTTGTGCATACAGTGCATCTCTGTATGCAATGAAGCCATTTTATCTTGATTGCAAGCCACCTGATGCTGCAATAAGACTGCTTGCGATTTGGATATTGG TGACTTTTGTTGCCATCAACTGCAGCTATGTCAAGTTTGTGACAAAGGCCCAAAGtgtgttgacagtgacaaaactCGTTGCTTTGTTGTTAATAATTGTGTGTGGTTTAATCAGTTTTGTCAAAG ATGGTGCTGAGAACTTGTCAGATCCTTGGGAAGGCACAGAAAGCAGGCCATTTGTGATTGCAATGTCTTTATTCTTTTCAGTATTTACTTACGGAGGATG GCAgattgttacaaatttaatggAAGAAGTAAAAAATCCAGGAAG AGACTTACCGAAGGCTGTGTATATAAGCATGTTTATCATCACTGCTGAGTTCACCCTCACAAATGTTGCATACTACATAGTAATTGATAAATACGACGTCCTGCAGTCGACCACAGTTGcaatg cttTTCTTTGAGCGTTTTTATCCACCCTTGATGCCTGTTATATCGGCTTTAGTGGCCATTACGGCCATCGGAGTGTTAAACTGCTCCATCCTTGGACATTCCAG GGTCCTTTTTGCCGCTTCAAGAAATGAGCAAGCTCCTGTGATGTTTTCAATGATCAACACAAAGTTTCTAACACCGTGGCCAGCAATATTTCTTTTG ACCCTATGGTCAATTGTGATGCTGGTGTCCGGTGCCTTGTTTACGATGATGGAGTTGGTCAGTCTGTTCTCAATCATTCTCagcttttctgttgttgttacGCAGCTTTACCTTAGATGGAAGCAACCGCATGCTGAAAGGCCTTACAAA aCATTTCTTTTCATTCCAATTTCCCAATTCGCATTGATCATCGTCGTGTTTTTCTTGTGTATCTACCAAGAACCTTTAAAACTTGGCCGTGGCCTGGCCATCTTAGCGGCTGGTCTTCCTGCATATTGGTTTGGTGTTTTATGGAGGAAAAAGCCAAAAGTTTATCACAGATTCATGA
- the LOC128242808 gene encoding Y+L amino acid transporter 2-like isoform X2, giving the protein MGKLEETEPTVEVEHHKLEMKRSISLFHVISILCSVTGHVSVFVAPAAILSYTGSIALSLILWVFGGIMNLFLALCFTELGTMFPKSGGAYAYILQVFGPLPGFLTAWGYLTLISGPHWAFCAYSASLYAMKPFYLDCKPPDAAIRLLAIWILVTFVAINCSYVKFVTKAQSVLTVTKLVALLLIIVCGLISFVKDGAENLSDPWEGTESRPFVIAMSLFFSVFTYGGWQIVTNLMEEVKNPGRDLPKAVYISMFIITAEFTLTNVAYYIVIDKYDVLQSTTVAMLFFERFYPPLMPVISALVAITAIGVLNCSILGHSRVLFAASRNEQAPVMFSMINTKFLTPWPAIFLLTLWSIVMLVSGALFTMMELVSLFSIILSFSVVVTQLYLRWKQPHAERPYKVAQQCRVNAVVLLLRRK; this is encoded by the exons ATGGGAAAGTTGGAAGAAACAGAACCCACCGTAGAGGTGGAACACCACAAACTTGAGATGAAACGCTCAATATCgttatttcatgtcatttcTATATTGTGCTCAGTTACTGGTCATGTTTCTGTTTTCGTAGCACCTGCAGCTATTTTAAGTTACACGGGATCTATAGCATTGTCGTTGATATTGTGGGTTTTCGGTGGAATTATGAATCTATTTCTAGCATTATGCTTCACAGAATTAGGGACTATGTTTCCTAAAAGTGGGGGAGCATATGCATACATCCTTCAAGTATTCGGTCCCCTGCCTGGATTTCTTACAGCATGGGGCTACCTAACCCTGATCTCAGGTCCACACTGGGCTTTTTGTGCATACAGTGCATCTCTGTATGCAATGAAGCCATTTTATCTTGATTGCAAGCCACCTGATGCTGCAATAAGACTGCTTGCGATTTGGATATTGG TGACTTTTGTTGCCATCAACTGCAGCTATGTCAAGTTTGTGACAAAGGCCCAAAGtgtgttgacagtgacaaaactCGTTGCTTTGTTGTTAATAATTGTGTGTGGTTTAATCAGTTTTGTCAAAG ATGGTGCTGAGAACTTGTCAGATCCTTGGGAAGGCACAGAAAGCAGGCCATTTGTGATTGCAATGTCTTTATTCTTTTCAGTATTTACTTACGGAGGATG GCAgattgttacaaatttaatggAAGAAGTAAAAAATCCAGGAAG AGACTTACCGAAGGCTGTGTATATAAGCATGTTTATCATCACTGCTGAGTTCACCCTCACAAATGTTGCATACTACATAGTAATTGATAAATACGACGTCCTGCAGTCGACCACAGTTGcaatg cttTTCTTTGAGCGTTTTTATCCACCCTTGATGCCTGTTATATCGGCTTTAGTGGCCATTACGGCCATCGGAGTGTTAAACTGCTCCATCCTTGGACATTCCAG GGTCCTTTTTGCCGCTTCAAGAAATGAGCAAGCTCCTGTGATGTTTTCAATGATCAACACAAAGTTTCTAACACCGTGGCCAGCAATATTTCTTTTG ACCCTATGGTCAATTGTGATGCTGGTGTCCGGTGCCTTGTTTACGATGATGGAGTTGGTCAGTCTGTTCTCAATCATTCTCagcttttctgttgttgttacGCAGCTTTACCTTAGATGGAAGCAACCGCATGCTGAAAGGCCTTACAAA